One genomic region from Cellulomonas fengjieae encodes:
- a CDS encoding RICIN domain-containing protein produces MRDAVRALQDRTGGADRDRGVALLTALLMIMIMSALSVLVLGLVVSQVKPTHFSEKSTRTIFAAEAGVEASLARIRTAVAVADFTGNVYGDPKKLPCTLTGAVDTAASGTTYDVTIQYFKEDPAGRSAGWRATNALPCSNGLGTNAQLPSYAYISSHGQAVSSARVKSDMADRSIAMIYQFSTTTTNVAGGRIYSYVANSSTAQFCLRAEGLTDGSTIKYRPVGTCGTNALEDYELWVYDTDYTIKLASSTLTANTLCLTTIGSDIKLKSCASPTYEQLWSWHEAGKATWQGQDSGKADSGRCLGSPKTSGTPGDGDLLKLTSGCADNQPYGSFSPDPAVGPGAASVNTHQIVNYLEFGRCFDVTDETTSRPFLISYPCKQDPPAGAALKWNHKWFYNEPLVGTTAPKQLIYIYNAAGTQYCLQSPAAQSTPSGYAGIGVGFYPVITTSCNLATPASQWIRHTATGNKTTSWTIQDSTGRCVAASGGRYNGNWTSLVMATCDGSTAQKWNAPAENVEAEVGNYLEETS; encoded by the coding sequence ATGCGGGACGCCGTGCGAGCACTGCAGGACAGGACCGGGGGAGCGGACCGCGATCGTGGCGTCGCCCTCCTGACTGCGCTGCTGATGATCATGATCATGAGCGCGCTGAGCGTCCTGGTCCTCGGCCTGGTGGTCAGCCAGGTCAAACCGACCCACTTCTCCGAGAAGAGCACCCGCACCATCTTCGCCGCCGAGGCGGGCGTGGAGGCGAGCCTGGCGCGCATCCGCACGGCGGTCGCCGTCGCGGACTTCACGGGCAACGTGTACGGCGATCCCAAGAAGCTGCCGTGCACGCTCACCGGCGCCGTCGACACCGCCGCGTCGGGGACGACCTACGACGTCACGATCCAGTACTTCAAGGAGGACCCGGCGGGCCGGTCGGCCGGCTGGCGCGCGACCAACGCGCTGCCGTGCTCGAACGGTCTCGGGACCAACGCCCAGCTGCCGTCGTACGCCTACATCTCGTCGCACGGCCAGGCCGTCTCCTCCGCGCGCGTCAAGAGCGACATGGCGGACCGGTCGATCGCGATGATCTACCAGTTCTCGACGACGACCACCAACGTCGCGGGCGGACGGATCTACTCGTACGTCGCCAACTCGAGCACCGCGCAGTTCTGCCTGCGGGCCGAGGGGCTCACCGACGGCTCCACCATCAAGTACCGCCCCGTCGGCACCTGCGGGACCAACGCCCTCGAGGACTACGAGCTCTGGGTCTACGACACCGACTACACGATCAAGCTGGCCAGCTCCACGCTGACGGCCAACACGCTGTGCCTGACCACGATCGGCTCGGACATCAAGCTGAAGAGCTGCGCCTCACCCACCTACGAACAGCTGTGGTCGTGGCACGAGGCAGGCAAGGCGACGTGGCAGGGGCAGGACTCGGGCAAGGCGGACAGTGGACGGTGCCTGGGCTCGCCCAAGACCTCGGGCACCCCGGGGGACGGCGACCTGCTGAAGCTGACCTCGGGCTGCGCCGACAACCAGCCCTACGGGTCCTTCTCGCCGGACCCCGCGGTCGGTCCCGGCGCGGCGAGCGTCAACACCCACCAGATCGTGAACTACCTCGAGTTCGGCCGGTGCTTCGACGTGACCGACGAGACCACGTCGCGGCCGTTCCTGATCTCCTACCCGTGCAAGCAGGACCCCCCTGCCGGCGCTGCGCTGAAGTGGAACCACAAGTGGTTCTACAACGAGCCCCTCGTCGGCACCACGGCGCCGAAGCAGCTGATCTACATCTACAACGCCGCGGGCACCCAGTACTGCCTGCAGTCCCCGGCGGCGCAGTCGACCCCCTCCGGCTACGCGGGGATCGGCGTGGGGTTCTACCCGGTCATCACGACCTCGTGCAATCTTGCGACGCCGGCGTCCCAGTGGATCCGGCACACGGCCACGGGCAACAAGACGACCAGCTGGACGATCCAGGACAGCACCGGTCGCTGTGTCGCCGCGAGCGGTGGCAGGTACAACGGAAACTGGACCTCGCTCGTCATGGCCACCTGCGACGGCAGCACCGCGCAGAAGTGGAACGCTCCGGCGGAGAACGTCGAGGCTGAGGTAGGCAACTACCTCGAGGAGACCAGCTGA
- a CDS encoding fimbrial assembly protein — protein MTTLLERSKPQKRAGGALLVGLPQVNLLPPEVKAARTLRHVKQWLVVVLLLVLAMAGVMYAFALLSRTSADSALADAQGEAAQLKSQEAKYAEVQPVLDGLRRTTETRTVGMAPEVLWKPYLDAISAVLPQDVSITTFSVVQGGLVAPPPTSPDALTAQGVATVQFAARAKTLPDSAAWTEALNTIPGFYGASTSSDTLGEIDGVVAYEVTSMVQVDMAALARRFPAADTATEGS, from the coding sequence ATGACCACCTTGCTCGAGCGCTCGAAGCCGCAGAAGCGCGCCGGCGGGGCTCTCCTCGTCGGTCTTCCCCAGGTCAACCTCCTGCCGCCGGAGGTCAAGGCGGCGCGCACGCTGCGCCACGTCAAGCAGTGGCTCGTCGTGGTGCTGCTCCTCGTGCTGGCGATGGCGGGGGTGATGTACGCGTTCGCCCTGCTCTCCCGGACGTCCGCGGACTCCGCCCTCGCTGATGCGCAGGGCGAGGCCGCCCAGCTGAAGTCGCAGGAGGCCAAGTACGCCGAGGTCCAGCCCGTGCTCGACGGGCTGCGGCGGACCACGGAGACCCGGACCGTCGGGATGGCGCCGGAGGTGCTGTGGAAGCCGTACCTCGACGCCATCTCCGCGGTCCTGCCGCAGGACGTGAGCATCACGACCTTCTCGGTGGTGCAGGGCGGGCTCGTCGCGCCGCCCCCGACGTCCCCGGACGCGCTCACCGCGCAGGGCGTCGCGACCGTGCAGTTCGCCGCGCGGGCCAAGACGCTCCCGGACAGCGCCGCCTGGACCGAGGCCCTCAACACGATCCCCGGCTTCTACGGCGCGTCGACGTCGTCCGACACGCTCGGCGAGATCGACGGTGTCGTCGCCTACGAGGTGACGTCGATGGTGCAGGTCGACATGGCTGCGCTCGCCCGCCGGTTCCCCGCCGCCGACACCGCCACGGAAGGCAGCTGA
- a CDS encoding PulJ/GspJ family protein, with product MRGILRRARSDERDSGITTIELIVAMGIFVSVVAIFLSGVVVMTNNAVRSTVTVNAGDRARLVLQRFDKQVRYADAVNLPGAGGGGRQYIEFRTPATVAKSGVTTCTQWRWDPATGVVAMRSWADGAGSLPSFVGVTTDLADAATAGYPFSVELASPLHPRQEVTVSLLFRGAEAAEVSSASSFVARNSSVESPSNIDGAPADGVSDNPVCAPAGFRP from the coding sequence ATGCGCGGCATCCTGCGCCGCGCGCGTTCCGACGAGCGCGACTCCGGCATCACGACGATCGAGCTGATCGTCGCGATGGGGATCTTCGTCTCGGTCGTGGCCATCTTCCTCAGCGGTGTGGTGGTCATGACCAACAACGCCGTGCGCAGCACTGTCACTGTGAACGCCGGTGACAGGGCGCGACTGGTGCTGCAGCGGTTCGACAAGCAGGTGCGCTACGCCGACGCGGTGAACCTGCCCGGTGCCGGCGGCGGCGGACGTCAGTACATCGAGTTCCGGACGCCCGCCACGGTGGCGAAGAGCGGTGTCACGACGTGCACGCAGTGGCGCTGGGACCCCGCGACCGGGGTCGTGGCCATGCGCTCGTGGGCGGACGGCGCCGGGAGCCTTCCGTCGTTCGTCGGAGTCACGACGGACCTGGCCGACGCGGCGACCGCCGGGTACCCCTTCTCCGTGGAGCTCGCCTCCCCGCTGCACCCGCGCCAGGAGGTGACGGTGTCGTTGCTCTTCAGGGGCGCCGAGGCCGCCGAGGTCTCGTCCGCGTCGAGCTTCGTCGCCCGGAACAGCTCGGTGGAGTCACCCAGCAACATCGACGGCGCCCCTGCGGACGGCGTCTCGGACAACCCGGTCTGCGCGCCGGCGGGGTTCCGACCGTGA
- a CDS encoding prepilin peptidase, whose amino-acid sequence MTGALIGLSVVIGSVIGSFLNVVVWRVPRGESVVSPPSACPQCAHPIRPYDNVPIVSWLLLRGRCRDCGAAISGRYPAVELGTGVAFALVTWWLGVSWALPAFWYLAAIAIALALIDIDVNRLPDAIVLPSYPVALALLALASWNPTGEPDWAPLLRAALGAAILFAVYFVLIIVYPKGMGFGDVKLAGVLGLYLGWVGWDALVVGWFAAFLLGGVFSVGLLLTRRAKRGSGIPFGPWMLAGAAVGLVLGPAVADWYVGLL is encoded by the coding sequence GTGACGGGCGCGCTGATCGGGCTCTCGGTCGTGATCGGGAGCGTGATCGGCTCGTTCCTGAACGTCGTCGTGTGGCGCGTGCCCCGCGGCGAGTCCGTCGTGTCGCCACCGAGCGCGTGCCCGCAGTGCGCGCACCCGATCCGGCCCTACGACAACGTGCCGATCGTGTCCTGGCTGCTGCTGCGAGGCAGATGTCGGGACTGCGGCGCCGCCATCTCCGGGCGGTACCCGGCCGTCGAGCTGGGCACGGGGGTCGCCTTCGCGCTGGTGACCTGGTGGCTGGGCGTCTCGTGGGCGCTCCCGGCGTTCTGGTACCTGGCCGCTATCGCGATCGCGCTGGCCTTGATCGACATCGACGTCAACCGCCTGCCCGACGCGATCGTCCTCCCGTCCTACCCCGTGGCCCTCGCCCTGCTCGCGCTCGCGTCGTGGAACCCCACCGGTGAGCCGGACTGGGCACCGCTGCTGCGCGCGGCCCTCGGCGCCGCGATCCTCTTCGCCGTCTACTTCGTGCTGATCATCGTGTACCCGAAGGGGATGGGCTTCGGCGACGTCAAGCTGGCTGGCGTCCTCGGGCTGTACCTCGGCTGGGTCGGCTGGGACGCCCTGGTGGTCGGCTGGTTCGCAGCCTTCCTGCTCGGGGGAGTGTTCTCCGTCGGCCTCCTGCTGACCCGCCGGGCGAAGCGCGGCTCCGGCATCCCGTTCGGCCCCTGGATGCTCGCCGGCGCGGCGGTCGGTCTCGTCCTCGGCCCCGCGGTCGCGGACTGGTACGTCGGCCTGCTCTGA
- the pilM gene encoding type IV pilus assembly protein PilM: MATSRVIGLDIGSSSVRAAELEFGSGGPSGKNAPTLVRFGQAPLPVGAVRDGEVQQPSIVSQALRQLWAQTKFTSKDVIIGVGNQRVIVRDLDLPWMPLAQLKESLPFQVMELLPMSTDDALLDFFPTGELEGPQGRMVRGMLVAAQRDTVASNVVAVEGAGLKPRMVDLNAFALIRALSHGELSGATAAFVDIGASLTTVVISAQGSPRLVRALPSGGVNVTNAVATALKIPATEADQLKREIGIGYAVGPDRADAAEAIATVVTSLVESIRNTFVYYSGSNPGKGLDVVVLTGGGSHLPGLGQYLSSASRLPVTLGDPLAGLRMAKTVHRDSLNGLESLIALPVGLAYGVAA, translated from the coding sequence GTGGCCACGTCACGCGTCATCGGGCTCGACATCGGCTCGTCGTCGGTGCGCGCCGCCGAGCTGGAGTTCGGCAGCGGCGGCCCCAGCGGCAAGAACGCCCCCACCCTGGTCCGGTTCGGTCAGGCGCCGCTCCCGGTCGGGGCCGTCCGCGACGGCGAGGTGCAGCAGCCGTCGATCGTGTCCCAGGCGCTGCGTCAGCTGTGGGCGCAGACCAAGTTCACGTCGAAGGACGTCATCATCGGCGTGGGCAACCAGCGCGTCATCGTCCGCGACCTGGACCTCCCGTGGATGCCGCTGGCGCAGCTCAAGGAGTCGCTGCCGTTCCAGGTGATGGAGCTGCTGCCGATGTCCACGGACGACGCGCTGCTGGACTTCTTCCCGACGGGCGAGCTCGAGGGACCGCAGGGCCGCATGGTGCGCGGCATGCTCGTCGCCGCCCAGCGGGACACCGTCGCGTCGAACGTCGTCGCGGTCGAGGGCGCCGGGCTCAAGCCGCGCATGGTGGACCTCAACGCCTTCGCCCTCATCCGGGCGCTCTCCCACGGCGAGCTGTCCGGTGCCACGGCCGCGTTCGTCGACATCGGGGCGAGCCTGACCACCGTGGTGATCTCCGCGCAGGGCTCTCCTCGCCTGGTGCGCGCGCTTCCCTCCGGGGGCGTGAACGTCACCAACGCCGTGGCGACCGCCCTGAAGATCCCCGCCACCGAGGCTGACCAGCTCAAGCGCGAGATCGGGATCGGCTACGCGGTCGGCCCGGACCGGGCGGACGCGGCCGAGGCCATCGCGACCGTCGTCACCTCTCTCGTGGAGTCGATCCGCAACACGTTCGTCTACTACTCGGGCAGCAACCCGGGCAAGGGCCTCGACGTGGTCGTGCTCACCGGTGGCGGGTCGCACCTGCCCGGGCTCGGCCAGTACCTGTCGAGCGCCAGTCGGCTGCCCGTCACGCTCGGTGACCCGCTCGCCGGTCTTCGCATGGCCAAGACCGTGCACCGCGACTCCCTGAACGGTCTCGAGTCGCTCATCGCCCTGCCCGTCGGACTCGCGTACGGAGTTGCCGCATGA